TCCACAAAACTTTTAAGAGGAGATAATTATGTTAAAAAGATGTATTCAGGCTGAATGGCTTAAACTTCGTCATTCTCGTATGTGGCTTATACTTTTGGTGCTTCCCGTTTTTAGTGTTCTGATTGGCTGCGCTAATTATTATTTTAACCAAGCCGCATTACAAAATGGTTGGTACAGCCTGTGGACACAGGTTAGTTTGTTTTATGGGGAATTTTTCTTGCCTGTACTTATTGCGATCTGCAGTGCATATGTGTGCAGGCTTGAGCATATGAACAAAAATTGGAATTCGGTTATGACAGCTCCAGTTTCAGTTGCACATATTTTCATTTCAAAACTGGTTATCGTCGGAGCGCTCATTTTAATAGTCCAGTTTTTCTTTATAACACTTTATTTTTGTGCAGGGAAGCTATTCGGATTGCCGCTGCAATTTCCTGTAGAAACCTTCGGCTGGATTATTCGTGGCTGGTTCGCATCTATTACAATCGGTGCTATACAACTTTGGCTTTCTATGCAAATCCGTAGCTTTGCCATTCCTATTGGCATTAGCGTTTGTGCTGTTTTTATCGGCTTGGGCATGTATGTGATGAATCTAGGCATGTTTTTTCCGTATTCACTTCTGACCATCGGCATGGGCGTAATAAGCCAAGAGAGTCTGACAAATAGCGATATTATTCAATTCTTGGCTATGAACATCATATTTATTGTCATCATCTCCGTATTGACTATTCGTCGGCTGAAGAAAGTCGATGTGATGGCTTGAGGTAATGCCCCGTGACAACGAATCAAATACCCAATAGATTAATCGCCTTATCTGCTCCAACATGAACATAATCCAGTCAACTGGTTCCTTTGGAGCGAAAGAGAAGCGTTTGACAAAGTGAAAAGAGATTCCGGCCATTAAGCTAGTGATTGTTGATGGGTCAGTCGAAAATCTGAGGTGCTTCGCTCCATGTACCTGTATTCCTTCGAAAATACACTAAGGTATCTGAAGAAGTCGGAGCAGGAATTCATTCAAAATAACCTGAAATAGAACAAGTCGGAGCGTGGAATGGTCATGCACTCCGGCTTGTTTTTATTTTGTTAAGTTT
The nucleotide sequence above comes from Paenibacillus sp. IHBB 10380. Encoded proteins:
- a CDS encoding ABC transporter permease, which produces MLKRCIQAEWLKLRHSRMWLILLVLPVFSVLIGCANYYFNQAALQNGWYSLWTQVSLFYGEFFLPVLIAICSAYVCRLEHMNKNWNSVMTAPVSVAHIFISKLVIVGALILIVQFFFITLYFCAGKLFGLPLQFPVETFGWIIRGWFASITIGAIQLWLSMQIRSFAIPIGISVCAVFIGLGMYVMNLGMFFPYSLLTIGMGVISQESLTNSDIIQFLAMNIIFIVIISVLTIRRLKKVDVMA